GCGGCGACGGCCGCCGGGGCGGCGGCACCGGCGAGGGCGAGCCCGAGCGCTCCGGCCACGAGGGTCCGGGTCATCTTCGTGATCATGGCGGGAAGCCTGGAGTGCGGCGGGGTGAAGGGCAACCAGGCTCACCCTGTCGGGGATCACGCATGCGGGTGGTGGCGCGGGGTCCGGCGAGCACCCGCCGCACGTCTAGCCGCGGGCACCTCTCCGGCGCAACCACTCCGAGAACGCGGCGAGCGCGGGCTCCGGATCGGACCGCCCGAAGCCGATGCGGAAACGGTCGACAGGAGTCGGGGTGAGCTCCGAGGCGAAGATGGTGGAGGGCACCAGCAGCACGCCGGTCTCCTCGACGAGCCGACCGCAGAACTGCTCGATCTCTTCCCCGCCAAGGTATCGCGGGAACGCGACGCAACCGCCGTCCGGCGCGGACCACTCGAAGAGCCCGGCGAACTCCGCGAAGAAGTCCCCGAAGATCCGGAGGTTCTTCGTCACCAACTCCCGGTTCCTGGCCAGCAGACGATCGCGGGCCTTGATGGCGATGCGGGCGAGCACCTCGCTCGGCGCGCTGGTGCAGATCGTCGTGTAGTGCTTGGCGAGCTCCAGCCGGGCGAGGATGTCCTTGTCCCGGCAGGCGATCCAGCCGACGCGCAAGCCCGGCAGGCCGAGCGCCTTCGAGGTCACGCCGAGGGAGATCGCGCGCGGCGACAGGTCCGCCGCCTGCGCCAGGGTGCGCGCCGGGTCGAGTTCCAGTCCACGGTGGACCTCATCGCTGAACAGCACGATGCCCCGCTCGTCGCACATCCGGACCACTGCGGCGAAGTCCTTGTGCGACAACAACTTCCCGGTCGGGTTGTTGGGGAAGTTGACGTACACCACGCGGGTGTTCGGCCGCAGCGCGGCGGTCAGCTCGTCGAGGTCGAGCGCCCAGTCCCGCTCAGGGCGCAGAGCCACACCCGTGACCTCGCACAGCGACAGCGCGATCGTCTCGGCCGACTGGTAGCACGGCGTCACGACGACGGCGTGGTCCTCGGGGCCGAGCAGCACCTGGAGCCCGAGCAGCACGCCCTCCTGCGCACCGGCGAAGGTGATCACGTCCTCGGCGTCCACCTGCTCGAAGGTGTCCGCGATCGCCTTGCGCAGCAACGGGTCCCCGAACGTCTGCGTGTAGCCGAGGTCCAGGTTTTCCCACGCGGCGCGGTCCTCATCGTCGGCCATCGCGACCAGATCGGCCATCGACGTGGTCTGCGCGTCGGAGGCGCTGAGGTGGTAGCGGGCGGTGAACTCCCACTTCGAGAAGAACGCTTCGAGCTTGAAGGCGGGCAACGTGGTCACGGCTTCTCCCCACGAACTTCGGCCAGCAGGGCGTAGACGGTGGAACGGGACACCTTCAGCGCCCGCGCGACCTCGGGTGCGGCACGACGGACGGCGAAGACCCCCGCGCTGTCCAGTTCGGACAGAACGGCGACGCGGTCGGATTTGCCCCACCGGTCCACCGGGCCGCGCAGCCGCACCGCCGAGCCCACGGCCTGGTTCACGCGGTCGAACCAGTCGTGCTCGAACAACGGCTCCGGCCTCAGCGCCACCGGCGCGGCGAAGGCGGACAGCAGCGCGGCGGCCTGCTCGAACGGCCCGCGGTCGAGGTTGACGCACAGCACCGCGTCCGGATCGCGCAGGATCGCGGTCACCGACGTCAGCGCCCGCCCGTCGGCGAGCACCTTGGGGTACGGCCCGAGCACCCCGTCCGTCCCGGGCTCCACCTCGTCCAGCTCCCCGAGCAGCGACGGGTCCCCCGCCGCACGCCCGGAGAACGGGTTCCACACGGCGAGCACCACGTCCTCGGCCGGATCGTGCAGCACCACCTCGGCGTGAGGGCTCAGCAACGCGGCGACCGCCGCGCACACCGGCCCGTACCGCTCCACCCGCTCGTCCATTGCCTGGACACTACGTCCAGATCAGACACTTTGTCCATACAGCGCGTGTATCGGCGGTGGACCGGCCGCACGCACAGTGTCTTCGCGGGTGGACAACGGTTCACCGAAACCGACGACTGGGGACGACCATGAACACGAAGACGCGCGTCATCGCCGGAACCCTCGCCCTCGCGGCCTGCCTCGGAGCGTGGACGCCGCTGGCGAACGCCGCCACGCCCGCTCCGGCCGCTGCGCCCGCCACGGTCGAGGTCGGCACCGAGGGCATCGGCACGGCGATCAGGGCGATCATCACGTTGCTGAAGAAGAAGGGCCCGAATGTCTGGAACGCCTGCGTATCGGCCGTTCGCGCTGGCTGGGCGGCGTTCAAGAAGTGGTACGACGACCTGCCGTGGGTGGTGAAGGCCGCCATCCGCGCGGTGTCCCCGGGCCTGACGGTCTACGAGATCTACCAGGGGCTGCGCGAGGCCATCGGCTAGGCCGCACTAGAGCGTGGCGGTGGCGGTGGGCAGGTCGACGCGGACCGCCAGCCCACCGCCCACCACGGGCTCGGCCTGGACGTCGCCACCGTGCGCGTTGACCACCGCGCGGACGATGGACAGGCCGAGGCCGGCCCCGTGCTTGGCGGTCCTGGCCACTCCGCCGCGGCGGAAGGGCTCGAACAGCTCCGGGATCTGCGCCGGGGGCAGTTCGGGACCGGAGGAGGACACGGCCAGCCGGATGCGGCCGTCGCACTCGCCGACCGAGACCTTGATCCACCCGCCGTCGACGTTGTGCCGGACCGCGTTCTCCAGCAGGTTCCCGGCGACGCGCTCCAGCAGCGCCGGATCGCCGACCACCAGCTCCGGACGGGTGTCCATGGTGACGTCGAGGCCGCGCTGCGCCGCCTCCGCGCGGACCGCGTGCCAGGCGCTGGTGACCAGCACGGTCAGGTCGACCGCCTCGCGCACGGCCAGCCCGCCGCCGTCGGTGCGGGCGAGCAGCAGCAGACCCTCGACCAGCTGCTCCGCGCGCAGCGTCGCCTGGCGGACCACCCCGGCCATCCGGCGCAGTTCCTCGGTGTCGGCGCTCGGGTCGGACAGCGTCACGTCCAGCTCCGTGCGCACCACGGCCAGCGGCGTCCGCAGTTCGTGCGAGGCGTTGGCAACGAAGCGCCGCTGCGCCTCGAAGGACGCCTGGAGCCGGTCCAGCATCTCGTCGAAGGTGTCGGCGAGATCGGCGACCTCGTCACGCGGACCGGTCAGCTCGATGCGCTCCCCGAGCGACTCCGCGGACAGCCGCCGGGCCGCGTGGGTGACCTCGTGGAGCGGCCGGAGCACGCGGTCGCTGACCGTCCACACGAGCAGGGCCGTCGCCGCGACCACGCACAGGAACGCCATCACCCCGGCGTCGAGGACTTCCTCACGGGCGCGGTCGCGCAGCAGCGCGGAGAACTGCTCGGCGTCCAGCTCGGTGCCCTGCACCGTGACCGTGGAGCCCGCGGGCAGGCTCGGCGCGGCGCCGACGACGTTGCCCACCAGCATCCAGCCCAGCCACAGCAGCAGCGCGCTGACGCCTGCCACGAGGACCGTGGCGAGCAGGGTGAGCCGGACCCGCAGTCCTGGACCTCGACGACGCATGACCTCTCTCAGCCTCACCGCGCGGGGGTGTGACCGCCTTCAAGTCCCACCGACCCCGACCGGCCCCGGTCCTCGCCCGGGTTCGCCGTCGTCGGCGACCGCGGGGTGCGCCGTACTTGAAGACACCCGGACCCGGTGACCGGCCCGGTCACCGCGCCTGGTCGTGGCCGGTGGCCCCCGCCGCCTGGGCCGCGTCCGGCACCCGGTAGCCGGAGCCGACCACGGTGTCGATGATGCCAGGCTCGCCGAGCTTCTTGCGCAGGGTCATCACGGTCACCCGCACCGTCGTGGTGAACGGGTCGGCGTTCTCGTCCCAGACCCGCTCCAGCAGTTCCTCGCTGCTGACCACCTTGCCGCCCGCCGAGAGCAGCACCTCCAGCACGCCGAACTCCTTGCGGGTCAGCTCGATCGGCTTGCCGGAGCGGGTGATGCGGCGCTTGGCCGGGTCCAGCACGAGGTCGCCCGCGGTGAGCACCGGCGGCGTCGCCGGGGTGGCGCGGCGGCCCAGCGCCCGCACCCGCGCGACCAGCTCCGGGAAGGCGAAGGGCTTGGCGAGGTAGTCGTCCGCACCGAGGGACAGCCCGGCGACGCGGTCCTCCACCGCCCCGCTCGCGGTGAGCATCAGCACGCGGCTCAGCGCGTCGGAGCCCACGATCACCCGGCACAGCTCGTCGCCGGACATGCCCGGCAGGTCGCGGTCGAGCACCACGACGTCGTAGCGGGTGACGCTGACCTTCTCGTGACCGGACTCACCGTCGTAGGCGACATCGACCGCCATGCCCTCGCGGCGCAGTCCGCGCGCGATCGCGTCGGCAAGCGGTTGTTCGTCCTCTACCACCAGGATTCGCACGCCGTCCACGGTGCCACAGGTCCGACCACAGAGGACCGCCCGGAGCTTCGAATTCGAACCTCCGGGCGGACTTCTCATGACTTCTTCAGTTTCGGCACCGGGATCTCGGCGTCCTCGGGCACGTACTCCGACGCCCACTCGGTGACCTTGCGGGCGACGTCCTGCGCGGTGAGGCCGAGCTCGGCGAGGACCTGGTCGCGCGAGGCGTGGTCGAGGAACCTGTTGGGAATGGCCAGATCCCGCATGGGCATGACCAGTCCGGCGTCGCGCATCGCGGCGGCCAGCGCCCAGCCGAAGCCACCGTGGCGGCCGCAGTCCTCGACCGTGACCACCATCCGGTGCTCCGCGGCCAGCTCGACCAGCTCCTCCGGGACCGGGGTCACCCAGCGCGGGTCGACCACGGTCACACCGATGCCCTGGTCGGACAGCCTGCGCGCGGCGTCCACCGCCAGCTCGCCGAAGGCGCCCACCGCGACCAGCAGCACGTCGTCGCCCTCGTCGGCGGACGGGCGGTGCAGCACGTCGACGACACCCCGGCGCTCGAGTGCCGGGACCTCCTGGATCACCGCGCCCTTGGGGTAGCGCAGCACGGTGGGCGCGTCCTTCACCTGGACCGCCTCGCGCAGCTGCTCCCGCAGGCTCACCGCGTCGCGCGGCACCGCGATCCGGATGCCCGGGATCACGCCGAGGATGGACAGGTCCCACATGCCGTTGTGGCTGGGGCCGTCCGAGCCGGTGACGCCCGCGCGGTCGAGCACCACGGTGACGCCCTGCTTGTGCAGCGCCACGTCCATCAGCAGCTGGTCGAAGGCGCGGTTGAGGAACGTCGAGTACACCGCGAAGACCGGGTGCACGCCGCCCATGGCCAGGCCGGCGGCGGAGGTCATCGCGTGCTGCTCGGCGATGCCCACGTCGTAGCAGCGCGTGGGGAAGGCCTGCGCGAACTTCTCCAGCCCGGTCGGGCCGAGCATGGCCGCGGTGATCGCCACCACGTCCTCGCGCTCCGCTCCGATCCGGACGATCTCGTCGGCGAACACCGAGGTCCAGCCGGGCTTGGCGACCTTGGTGGGCTGGCCGGTCGCCGGGTCGATCACGTCGATGGCGTGCATCTGCTCGGCCTCGTGGTTCTCGGCGTGCGCGTAGCCCATGCCCTTGCGGGTCACCGCGTGCACGATCACCGGGCCGCCGAAGGCCTTCGCCCGCTCCAGCGCCGCCTCCATGGCGACGATGTCGTGCCCGTTGACCGGGCCGAAGTACTTCAGTCCGAGGTCCTCGAACATCACCTGCGGGCTGAGCGCGTCCTTGATGCCGCGCTTGGCCGCGTGCAGCGCCGCGTACACCGGCTTGCCGACCACCGGCATGTTCTGCAGCGTGCGCTTGCCGTCCTCCAGCAGCTTCTCGTAGCCGGGGCGCAGCCGCAGGGTCGCCATGTGGTCGGCGAACCCGCCGATGGTCGGCGAGTACGAGCGGCCGTTGTCGTTGACGATGATCACCACGGGCCGGGTCTTGTCCCCGGCGATGTTGTTCAGCGCCTCCCAGCACATGCCGCCGGTGAGCGCGCCGTCGCCGACGACGGCCACCACGTGCCTGCGGGTGTCGCGCAGCTGGAACGCCTTGGCCAGGCCGTCGGCGTAGGACAGCACGGTGGAGGCGTGGCTGTTCTCGATGAAGTCGTGCTCGCTCTCGGCCCGCGACGGGTAGCCGGACAGGCCGCCCTTCTGCCGCAGCGCGCCGAAGTCCTGCCGCCCGGTGACGATCTTGTGCACGTAGGACTGGTGCCCGGTGTCGAACAGGATCGGGTCGTGCGGCGAGTCGAAGACGCGGTGCGCGGCCAGAGTCAGCTCCACGGCGCCCAGGTTCGGGCCGAGGTGGCCGCCGGTGCGGGAGACCTTGTCGACCAGGAAGGCCCGGATCTCCTCGGCGAGCGTCACCATCTCGTCGTGGGTCAGCCGTTTCAGATCAGCGGGTCCGCGCACGGAGTCGAGCAGCGTCACCGTTTCCCTCCTCCTGCCGTTGTCTTCCCGGCGCCATGTCCTGCGCGCCGACGGCAAGTCTACGGAGATGCGCGCGAATGCCTTCGGCCGATCGGGCGGCATTGGCGACTGGAGGGCTGATCTGCGGAAACCGCTCGCGGATATCTCCGGAGACCTCCCCATCGGCGCAGTTCACGTGATGGGGAACACAGCCGGACCGTATTCGGGACGGGCTCGGCCCCGATGCGCTGGGTGAATGCATCGGGGCCGATTTCACACGATCCGGCGTTTCAGCAGAGCCAATCGAGCACAACCGCCGCCGTCCAGGATTGGTCGAAGCTACCCAGCGGTTCCCCGGTCAGCGGATGGTAGTACTCGGCGAAGGCCCCGTCCGAGCACAGCCGCAGGCCCTCGACGCGGTGCCGCTCGGCCCGCTCCGCCCAGCCCCGCCGGGCGAAGGACCAGCCGAACAGCCAGCCCATCACCGGCCACTGCGGGCCGCGCCAGTACTGCCGCGGGCGGAAGGCGTCGTCGGCCGGCGAGGTGGAGGGCACCAGGGCCGCGGTCAGCTCCGGGTTCCCGCACCAGTCCGGTCCGTCCAAAATGGACAGAAGGGCGCGCTCGGCGGCGCGGTCGAGCCCGCCGCACAGCAGCGGGGCGAACCCGGCGATGGTGCGGGTGCCGATCCACGCCCCGGAGCGGAAGTCCCGGTCCCGCGCCAGGCCGGTCGCCGGGTCCACGGTGGCCGCGACGGCGGCGCGGGAGCGCCTCGCCCAGCCCCGCAGCGCCGCGATCTGCGTCGCCGGTTCGCCGAACTCCTCGCCGAGTTCGGCGAGCACGTCGCAGGCCACGGCGAAGATCGCGGTCAGGAACACGTCGCCGACCAGGAAGCTGGAGGTGGCCACGACCCGGTCGGGGTCGTAGCCGACCCGGCGCATCTCCTCGACCAGCCACAGGTAGCGGTCGTATTCCGCGTCCGAGGGCCGCATCCCGGCGTCGGCGACCAGCCGCAGGTCCCGCCGCACGTACGGCGGCAGGTCCGCGCCCGGCCGCACGCCCGCGTAGGCGGAGTCCCAGCGCGGCGAGTTGTCCATCCCGGACTCCCAGCCGTGCACCACCGCGAGCAGGCCCTCGCCGCCCGGGTCGCGGTGCTCGGCCAGCCAGCGGTGCCAGGCGTAGAGCTTCGGCCAGGACCGGCGCACGAAGCCCTCGGCCTCGCCCCGGTCCACCGCGCCGCCGCGGCGGGCGATCTCCAGCAGCCGCCCGACCGCGATGGCGTGCACCGGCGGCTGGCAGATACCGGAGGTCAGCGGATCGCGCGGGGCGTGCTTGCTGAGCTCGTGGGTGCCCCAGCGGTCCGGGCCGGGGAAGTACTCGTCGGCGCCGTCCTCGGTGAAGACGATGTGCGGCAGCATCCCGCCGCTCCACTGCGCGGCGAACAGGGTGTCCAGCTCGGCGACCGCGCGCCCGACGTCCAGGTGCGCGAGGCCGATCGAGATGAACGCCGCGTCCCAGCTCCACATGTGCGGGTACAGCCGGGGTGCCGCGGTGACCAGCGAGCCGGTGTCGTTGCCGCGCAACACGTACGCGGCTCGGGCGGCGAGCAGGTTGGGCGGCGGTTCCCGGCGGTCGGTCCGCGCGGTGGTGCGGTGGGCGGCCGGTGAAACAACGGTCACGAGGTCTCCAGCAGAAGGTGTGTTTCCGGGTCGTACCAGTGGCACTGGTCCGCGGGCAGGCTCAGCCGCAGGCGATCGCCCGCCTCCGCGCGGAAGCTCGGCGGCGCCTGCACCTTGAGCTGGTGCCCGGCCAGCGCGACCGTCAGCAGCACGGAGGACCCCAGGGGTTCGAAGACCTCCAGTTCGGCCGTGAGGCCTTCGGAGTGATGTGGAAAGTCAACCCCGAAGGCCTCCGGCCGGACGCCCAGGCGGAGTTGGCGGCCGGAGAATCCGCTCAGGGCGTCCGGGACGGGCACGCTGTGCGCGCCGAGGTCGAGCCGGAGACCGCCATCGCCGCCCGCGACGACGGTCCCGGTGAGGAAGTTCATCGGCGGGCTGCCGATGAAACCACCGACGAACTCCTCGGCTGGAAGGTCGTAGACGGTGGTCGGCGCGTCGCACTGGGCGATCCGGCCCTGGCGCATCACCGCGACGCGGTCGCCCAGCGACAGCGCCTCCACCTGGTCGTGGGTCACGTAGAGCGTGGTGGTGCCCAGCTCCGCGACGAGCTTCTTCAGCTCGGCACGGAAGGACAGCCGCAGCAGGGCGTCCAAATTGGACAGCGGCTCGTCCATCAGCAGGACCTCGGCGTCCATCACGATGGCCCTGGCGACCGCGACGCGCTGGCGCTGGCCGCCGGAGAGCTTGGCCGGGTAGCGGTCCAGGTACGGGGTGAGCTGGAGCAGGTCCGCCGCCCAGGCCACCTTCCGCTTGATCTCGTCGGGGTCCACACCGCGCATCCGCAGCCCGAACCCGATGTTGTCGCCGACCTTGCGGTGCGGGAACACCGCGTAGGACTGGAACACCATGGACAGGTTGCGCCTGCGCGGCTCCAGGTACGTGACGTCCCTGCCGCCGATGACGACCTGCCCGTCGTCGGGCAGCTCCAGGCCCGCGACCATGCGCAGCAGCGTGGTCTTGCCGCAGCCGGACGGGCCGAGCAGCACCATGAACTCACCGTCGGCGACGTGCAGGCTGACGTCGTCGGTGGCCCTGGTGGTGCCGCCGGGGTAGGTCTTGACCAGGTTGTGCAGTTCGATCTCGGCCATCGTGTGCTCTCGTCTCGGTGGGTCGGGCGCCCGGCTCAGCGCAGGGTGGTTCCCCACATGTTCAGCAGGTAGCGGCGCATCACGGCGATGAACAGCAGCGCGGGCAGGACCAGCACGAAACCGCCTGCGAAGCGGTAGGCGTTGGGCGAGTCCGCCAGCGAGGACAGCACCTGCGCGGGCAGGGTCCGGTGCCCCAGCGTCAGCACGGTCGCGCCGAGGACCTCGTTCCAGGACAACACGAAGGTGAACACCGAGGACGCGGCGAGCCCCGGCAGCGCCATGGGCAGCACGACGCGGCGCATCGCCTGTCCCGGGGTGCAGCCGAAGATCAGCGCGGCCTCCTCGACGTCCTTGGGGACGCCGACGAAGATGCTGGCGGTGATCAGGATCGTCGTCGGCAGCGCGAGCGCGGTGTGCACCAGCGTGACGGCGAAGACCGTGTCGTCGATGCCCACCCGGAGGAACATGGTGGCCAGCGGCACCGACAGCACGACGATCGGCAACGCGCGGACCAGCAGGATGAGCACCTGGTAGGCGTCGCGACCGCGGAAGGCGAAGCGGGAGACGGCATAGCCCGCCGGAGCGCCGAGCAGCAGCGACAGCACCACCGTGTACACCCCGGCCAGCACGGAGTTGCCGAACGCGGGCACCACCCCGGCGCCGCCGACGAAGCCCGCGATGCTCTCGGTGGAGAACTCGCTGGGCAGCAACGGTTTCGGGAACTCGGTGAGCGCGGCGCGGGAGGACAGCGCGGACAGCGCGATCAGCACGATCGGCAGCAGCATGAACGCCGAGATCGCGATGCAGGCGAGCTGGACCAGCACCCGCTGCCGCTTGCGCCTGCGCAGCGGGGCGAGGTCGACGGCCGGACGCGTCATCGGGGGCCTCCCGCCGAGGGCTGGCGCAACGCGCGCATGTAGAGGATCGCGGTCCCGAGCGAGAGCGCGAGGATCACCAGCGCGACCGCGCTCGCCACCGCCGGGTTCTGCAGGTTGACGTACCACTGGTAGGTCTCGCCCACCAGCAACGGGAAGTTGCGCCCGGTGAGCGCCTGGGCCACCGCGAACGCCTGCAGCGCGAGGATCGTCCGCAGGATGAGCGCGACCTGCAGGCTCGGCTTGAGCAGGGGCAGCGTGACGTACCGCAGCCGCTGCCACGCCGAGGCGCCGAAGACCTGGGCGGCCTCGTCGTAGTCCGGCGGCATCATCTGCACGCCCGCGACCACGATCACGAAGACCATCGACGTGGCCCGCCAGATCTCCGCCACCACGACCGCGAGCAGCATCGTGGTGGGGTTGTCGTAGTTCAGCCAGGCGATGCCGTTCTCCGACAGGCCCAGACCGATGAGCAGGGAGTTCAGGTAGCCGCGGTCGGCGAAGACGGTCAGCCACACCAGGCCGGCCGCGAGGTCGGAGATGGCCAGCGGGATGGCCCAGATGTAGAAGTGCAGCCCGCCGAACCTCGGCTTGGACTGGATCAGCAGCGTCATGCCGACCGCGAGCACGAGCTGGATCGGCACGACGATCACGATCAGCAGCAGGGTGTTCAGCAGCGCCTCGGTGAAGTACGGGTCGCCGAAGAGCCGTTCCCAGTTCGCCAGCGTGAAGGCCCCGCCCTCGCCCTGGAACGCGGCGAGCACGCCCTGCACCAGCGGCCAGCCGAACAGCAGCACCAGCAGCACGGTGGACGGGGCGAGCAACAACCACGGCGACATCCCCAGCCGCTTCGGTGCCTTCTCCACCGGTGTGCGCACAGCCGTGGTCATCTCACCTCACCTCGCAGATGCCGGTACCGCGCGGATCCGGTGCCCAGCAAGCAACCTTGGCGTCGGCGAGCAGCTGGTTGATCACGCGCGCCTGTGCGTCCACCGTGGACCGAGCGTTGCCACCCTTGAGCACGATCGTCTCGAAGCAGTCGCGGAAGACCTTGCTCAGCTCGCCCTCCCTGCTGCCGAGCCCGACCGGGGGCAGCGACAGCAGCGCGGCCTTGGACTCCCGCTGCCGGGCGACCGCGCCCGCCTCCATCCGGATCGCGGCAGGCAGGTCGTCCGGGATGGAGGTGCGCACCGTCGGGAAGAAGGCGTTGGCGCGCAACAGATCGACCTGCGTCTCGGCCTTGCTCAGCGCCGCGATCAGCCGCCGTGCCCGATCCTGGTCGGGCGCGCCCTTGGGAATGGCCAGCCCGGTCAGCACGGCCATGTACCCGCGCCCCTTCGGCCCGCGCGGGGCGGGCATCATCCGCCACTTGTCCGGTTCCCGCCTGGGCACGTTGACCAGCCGGGCGACGTGGTCCCACCCCATGGTGACCTCACCGGCCTCCATGGGCTCCTGCATCTGGGCGTAGTTGGTGCTGGCGGGCGCGCAGTTGCGCCACAGCTCGCGCATGTACTCCCAGGCGGTGACCGCCTCGGGGGAGCGGAACGTGGTGACCTGGCCACCGGTGAACGACGGCAGCAGGTAGCCCTGGAAGAACCGGTGCAGCAGCCCCTTCGGCCCGCCGGGCAGCCCCAGCGCGGGCCGGTTGCCGTTGGCGCGCCGCGCCGCGATCGCCCAGTCCAGCAGCTGGTCGTAGGTGAGGTCCTCCGCGTCGGCCCCCGGGGGCAGGTGCGCCAGCGCGTCCACGTGCGCGGCCAGCACGTAGCTCGCCTGCGCCCACGGCACGTACCAGGTCCGGTTCGTGCCCGCCCGTGCCAGCTCCAGGTACTCCGGCGGCCAGCCCAGCGAGCTGAAGTCGGAGACGATGTCGGTCAGGTCCTCGAGGTGGCTCGGCGCGAGCGGGGCGAGGTCGCCGTGCAGCCCGCCGATCACGCTCGCCCGGACCGCGCCCGCCTCGACCTGGCTGCGGACCTGGGTGACGAAGGGGCCCGGGTCGCTGGTGACGTAGCCGACGTCGCCGTCGAAGGCTTTGCGCAGCAAGGCGCGGAAGCGCTCCGCCTCGTCGAGCGGGGTGAACTGCGTCGACAGGAACGTCAGCCCCGACGTGCCGGAGGTGGCGAACCCGGTACAGCCGCCGAGCAGTGACGCGGTCCCCGTGACGAGCGCTCCGCGCAGCAGTGCCCGGCGGGACAGCCGGCCTGGTCCGGCCACAGTCACCTCCTTGTGACTCGTTCGCACCACTTCCGTCTAGATGCTAGACATAAGTGCGGGTGGCTCAAGATAGGTGGTGTGCAGGTCGACGTCAACGCCGCGGACAAGTTCCCAACGGGACCCGCCTCCCCCGGGCAGGTCCTGGAGACGCTGCGCAGGGGCGGCCCGATGACCCGGCAGGAGCTGCAGGCCAGGGTCGGGCTCTCGCGCGCCACCATGGTGGAACGGCTGGACGCGCTCGGCAGGCTGAGGCTGCTGCGCACCGTGGGCCACCAGGCCTCCAGCGGCGGTCGGCGGGCCGAACTGCTCGCCGCGGACGAGACCGGCCGCTGCGCCGTGGTCGCCGACATCGGCGTGAGCCACCTGACCGTCGCCGTCGCCGACCTCACCGCGAGCGTGCTCACGTGCCGCCGGGAACGCGTGCCCACGCGCCAGGAACCGGTCACCGTGCTGCGCCGCGTGCTGGAGCTGAGCCGGGAACTGC
The window above is part of the Allokutzneria albata genome. Proteins encoded here:
- a CDS encoding helix-turn-helix transcriptional regulator, translated to MDERVERYGPVCAAVAALLSPHAEVVLHDPAEDVVLAVWNPFSGRAAGDPSLLGELDEVEPGTDGVLGPYPKVLADGRALTSVTAILRDPDAVLCVNLDRGPFEQAAALLSAFAAPVALRPEPLFEHDWFDRVNQAVGSAVRLRGPVDRWGKSDRVAVLSELDSAGVFAVRRAAPEVARALKVSRSTVYALLAEVRGEKP
- a CDS encoding ABC transporter ATP-binding protein — encoded protein: MAEIELHNLVKTYPGGTTRATDDVSLHVADGEFMVLLGPSGCGKTTLLRMVAGLELPDDGQVVIGGRDVTYLEPRRRNLSMVFQSYAVFPHRKVGDNIGFGLRMRGVDPDEIKRKVAWAADLLQLTPYLDRYPAKLSGGQRQRVAVARAIVMDAEVLLMDEPLSNLDALLRLSFRAELKKLVAELGTTTLYVTHDQVEALSLGDRVAVMRQGRIAQCDAPTTVYDLPAEEFVGGFIGSPPMNFLTGTVVAGGDGGLRLDLGAHSVPVPDALSGFSGRQLRLGVRPEAFGVDFPHHSEGLTAELEVFEPLGSSVLLTVALAGHQLKVQAPPSFRAEAGDRLRLSLPADQCHWYDPETHLLLETS
- the ggh gene encoding glucosylglycerate hydrolase, with amino-acid sequence MTVVSPAAHRTTARTDRREPPPNLLAARAAYVLRGNDTGSLVTAAPRLYPHMWSWDAAFISIGLAHLDVGRAVAELDTLFAAQWSGGMLPHIVFTEDGADEYFPGPDRWGTHELSKHAPRDPLTSGICQPPVHAIAVGRLLEIARRGGAVDRGEAEGFVRRSWPKLYAWHRWLAEHRDPGGEGLLAVVHGWESGMDNSPRWDSAYAGVRPGADLPPYVRRDLRLVADAGMRPSDAEYDRYLWLVEEMRRVGYDPDRVVATSSFLVGDVFLTAIFAVACDVLAELGEEFGEPATQIAALRGWARRSRAAVAATVDPATGLARDRDFRSGAWIGTRTIAGFAPLLCGGLDRAAERALLSILDGPDWCGNPELTAALVPSTSPADDAFRPRQYWRGPQWPVMGWLFGWSFARRGWAERAERHRVEGLRLCSDGAFAEYYHPLTGEPLGSFDQSWTAAVVLDWLC
- a CDS encoding aminotransferase class I/II-fold pyridoxal phosphate-dependent enzyme, whose translation is MTTLPAFKLEAFFSKWEFTARYHLSASDAQTTSMADLVAMADDEDRAAWENLDLGYTQTFGDPLLRKAIADTFEQVDAEDVITFAGAQEGVLLGLQVLLGPEDHAVVVTPCYQSAETIALSLCEVTGVALRPERDWALDLDELTAALRPNTRVVYVNFPNNPTGKLLSHKDFAAVVRMCDERGIVLFSDEVHRGLELDPARTLAQAADLSPRAISLGVTSKALGLPGLRVGWIACRDKDILARLELAKHYTTICTSAPSEVLARIAIKARDRLLARNRELVTKNLRIFGDFFAEFAGLFEWSAPDGGCVAFPRYLGGEEIEQFCGRLVEETGVLLVPSTIFASELTPTPVDRFRIGFGRSDPEPALAAFSEWLRRRGARG
- a CDS encoding sensor histidine kinase, whose translation is MRRRGPGLRVRLTLLATVLVAGVSALLLWLGWMLVGNVVGAAPSLPAGSTVTVQGTELDAEQFSALLRDRAREEVLDAGVMAFLCVVAATALLVWTVSDRVLRPLHEVTHAARRLSAESLGERIELTGPRDEVADLADTFDEMLDRLQASFEAQRRFVANASHELRTPLAVVRTELDVTLSDPSADTEELRRMAGVVRQATLRAEQLVEGLLLLARTDGGGLAVREAVDLTVLVTSAWHAVRAEAAQRGLDVTMDTRPELVVGDPALLERVAGNLLENAVRHNVDGGWIKVSVGECDGRIRLAVSSSGPELPPAQIPELFEPFRRGGVARTAKHGAGLGLSIVRAVVNAHGGDVQAEPVVGGGLAVRVDLPTATATL
- the dxs gene encoding 1-deoxy-D-xylulose-5-phosphate synthase, encoding MTLLDSVRGPADLKRLTHDEMVTLAEEIRAFLVDKVSRTGGHLGPNLGAVELTLAAHRVFDSPHDPILFDTGHQSYVHKIVTGRQDFGALRQKGGLSGYPSRAESEHDFIENSHASTVLSYADGLAKAFQLRDTRRHVVAVVGDGALTGGMCWEALNNIAGDKTRPVVIIVNDNGRSYSPTIGGFADHMATLRLRPGYEKLLEDGKRTLQNMPVVGKPVYAALHAAKRGIKDALSPQVMFEDLGLKYFGPVNGHDIVAMEAALERAKAFGGPVIVHAVTRKGMGYAHAENHEAEQMHAIDVIDPATGQPTKVAKPGWTSVFADEIVRIGAEREDVVAITAAMLGPTGLEKFAQAFPTRCYDVGIAEQHAMTSAAGLAMGGVHPVFAVYSTFLNRAFDQLLMDVALHKQGVTVVLDRAGVTGSDGPSHNGMWDLSILGVIPGIRIAVPRDAVSLREQLREAVQVKDAPTVLRYPKGAVIQEVPALERRGVVDVLHRPSADEGDDVLLVAVGAFGELAVDAARRLSDQGIGVTVVDPRWVTPVPEELVELAAEHRMVVTVEDCGRHGGFGWALAAAMRDAGLVMPMRDLAIPNRFLDHASRDQVLAELGLTAQDVARKVTEWASEYVPEDAEIPVPKLKKS
- a CDS encoding response regulator transcription factor — translated: MRILVVEDEQPLADAIARGLRREGMAVDVAYDGESGHEKVSVTRYDVVVLDRDLPGMSGDELCRVIVGSDALSRVLMLTASGAVEDRVAGLSLGADDYLAKPFAFPELVARVRALGRRATPATPPVLTAGDLVLDPAKRRITRSGKPIELTRKEFGVLEVLLSAGGKVVSSEELLERVWDENADPFTTTVRVTVMTLRKKLGEPGIIDTVVGSGYRVPDAAQAAGATGHDQAR